From Dasypus novemcinctus isolate mDasNov1 chromosome 19, mDasNov1.1.hap2, whole genome shotgun sequence, a single genomic window includes:
- the PIAS4 gene encoding E3 SUMO-protein ligase PIAS4 isoform X5 produces the protein MRVQAAVPAVQPGRRGWAWAGAPGRQLMPADLSWAEPEWPGPPALGPVPGVKLPMTLPLLRELGPLPEETSCPQAFFSLKNMVMSFRVSDLQMLLGFVGRSKSGLKHELVTRALQLVQFDCSPELFKKIKELYETRYAKKSAEPALQPHRPLEPLAVHTAYGRPGAVPRTALSGPNIDYPVLYGKCLNGLGRLPPKALKPEVRLVKLPFFNMLDELLKPTELVPQNSEKLQESPCIFALTPRQVELIRNSRTEPSGQQLRPRPSLLTRVVPAPPSPPRAGQQAPCPKPSAFAPAGPTVFPGAFQKGHLARGRGVSRATPAGGSPAASPAFLVLGAGVTQLRLLQAQSPWQRLWGATAAREPSGRPSPSRQLPGRKPLLERAASRQGYRTPRGWPGPRLGLSFPSAPRPPACLPSIRLLVPVHSAVRTASTWSCIFLLLSEAEVVATQRGPRPFRNAVPRPGRPGAVRSAPACGLGLPGPQR, from the exons ATGCGCGTGCAGGCGGCAGTTCCTGCTGTCCAGCCTGGCcggaggggctgggcctgggcaGGGGCCCCCGGGCGCCAGCTGATGCCAGCAGATCTCTCGTGGGCAGAGCCCGAATGGCCGGGCCCACCTGCCTTGGGCCCCGTTCCGGGTGTTAAGCTTCCGATGACACTGCCTCTCCTCAGAGAGCTTGGGCCTCTTCCAGAAGAAACATCTTGTCCACAAGCCTTTTTTTCGCTCAAG AACATGGTGATGAGTTTTCGAGTCTCCGACCTTCAGATGCTCCTGGGCTTCGTCGGGCGGAGTAAGAGCGGGCTGAAGCACGAACTCGTCACGCGGGCCCTGCAGCTGGTCCAGTTCGACTGCAGCCCCGAGCTCTTCAAGAAGATCAAGGAGCTGTACGAGACCCGCTACGCCAAGAAGAGCGCGGAGCCCGCGCTGCAGCCCCACCGGCCCCTGGAGCCGCTCGCCGTGCACACCGCCTACGGCCGGCCCGGCGCCGTGCCCAGGACTGCCCTCTCGGGCCCCAACATTGACTACCCCGTGCTGTACGGGAAGTGCCTGAACGGACTGGGCCGCCTGCCCCCCAAGGCCCTCAAGCCGGAAGTGCGCCTGGTGAAGCTGCCGTTCTTTAACATGCTGGACGAGCTGCTGAAGCCCACCGAGCTAG TTCCACAGAACAGCGAGAAGCTGCAGGAGAGCCCGTGCATCTTCGCGCTGACGCCGCGGCAGGTGGAGCTGATCCGGAACTCCAG GACAGAACCTTCCGGGCAGCAGCTGCGGCCCAGGCCGAGTCTCCTTACACGAGTGGTGCCCGCACCGCCATCCCCGCCCCGGGCAGGTCAGCAGGCGCCGTGCCCTAAGCCCTCGGCCTTCGCCCCCGCAGGCCCCACGGTATTCCCCGGAGCCTTCCAGAAGGGGCACCTGGCGCGTGGGCGGGGCGTCAGCAGAGCGACCCCGGCGGGTGGCAGCCCTGCTGCAAGCCCAGCTTTCCTGGTCCTGGGAGCCGGGGTGACCCAGCTACGCCTGCTCCAGGCACAGAGCCCGTGGCAGCGGCTGTGGGGGGCCACGGCGGCCCGAGAGCCTTCCGGCCGCCCGAGCCCCTCCCGCCAGCTCCCCGGCCGCAAACCCCTCCTCGAACGAGCCGCGTCACGCCAGGGCTACAGAACGCCGAGGGGGTGGCCGGGCCCGCGGCTGGGGCTTTCCTTCCCTTCAGCCCCCCGTCCACCTGCTTGCCTCCCGTCCATCCGTCTCCTTGTGCCTGTCCACTCAGCGGTCCGTACAGCCTCCACGTGGTCCTGCATCTTCCTTCTCCTGTCAGAAGCTGAGGTTGTAGCCACTCAGCGCGGGCCTCGCCCCTTTAGAAACGCAGTGCCGCGCCCTGGCAGGCCCGGGGCCGTGCGGTCAGCCCCTGCATGCGGTTTGGGACTTCCCGGCCCCCAGAGGTGA